The Streptomyces sp. NBC_00224 genome has a window encoding:
- a CDS encoding hemerythrin domain-containing protein, whose protein sequence is MTAATENPGARMYQEFLGVHAILRRGTELVVKAFERLGEGDEVSVKELIDTTQWLIDFTHHHHESEDELFWPVLHGLFPESVASFDTLNEEHAELDRELGGLSRAVELLTAANEAGEQIGDAAVTEAAQVGTAAARKVRDILASHLDTEEPVVRDLFPGVPGAEIDRLRTAITAGNPKSGGHLVYGLLEDPDLAEGYDELTASFPPPFRAHRLQLLQMYVDSKKALGLAAR, encoded by the coding sequence ATGACGGCCGCGACAGAGAACCCCGGCGCCCGTATGTACCAGGAGTTTCTCGGCGTCCACGCGATCCTTCGCCGGGGCACGGAACTGGTGGTGAAAGCATTCGAGCGACTCGGCGAGGGCGACGAGGTCAGCGTCAAGGAACTCATCGACACCACGCAGTGGCTCATCGACTTCACGCACCACCACCACGAGTCGGAGGACGAGCTCTTCTGGCCCGTACTGCACGGGCTCTTCCCCGAGTCGGTGGCGTCCTTCGACACCCTCAACGAGGAGCACGCGGAGCTGGACCGGGAACTGGGCGGTCTGAGCCGGGCGGTGGAGCTCCTGACGGCGGCCAACGAGGCCGGCGAGCAGATCGGCGACGCCGCGGTGACCGAGGCGGCCCAGGTCGGCACGGCGGCGGCCCGCAAGGTCCGCGACATCCTGGCGAGCCACCTCGACACGGAGGAGCCGGTCGTACGCGACCTCTTCCCCGGCGTCCCCGGCGCGGAGATCGACCGCCTCCGCACCGCGATCACCGCGGGCAACCCCAAGTCCGGCGGCCACCTGGTCTACGGCCTCCTGGAGGACCCGGACCTGGCCGAGGGCTACGACGAACTCACCGCCAGCTTCCCCCCGCCCTTCCGCGCCCACCGCCTCCAGCTGCTCCAGATGTACGTGGACAGCAAGAAGGCCCTGGGCCTGGCCGCGCGCTGA
- a CDS encoding DUF6191 domain-containing protein, whose product MFGSALNELFAPGRRHAEEEKRRLEITLDEVGDADPGRGPIDLGSGTVVIRVPPPAGDDDNDDQ is encoded by the coding sequence GTGTTCGGTAGTGCGCTCAATGAGCTGTTCGCGCCTGGAAGGCGGCATGCCGAGGAGGAGAAGCGGCGGCTGGAGATCACCCTGGACGAGGTGGGCGACGCCGATCCCGGGCGGGGGCCGATAGACCTGGGGAGCGGGACCGTCGTCATACGGGTTCCGCCGCCCGCGGGGGACGACGACAACGACGACCAGTAG
- a CDS encoding multifunctional oxoglutarate decarboxylase/oxoglutarate dehydrogenase thiamine pyrophosphate-binding subunit/dihydrolipoyllysine-residue succinyltransferase subunit: protein MSSQSPSNSSVSTDQDGQGKNPAAGFGANEWLVDEIYQQYLQDPNSVDRAWWDFFADYKPGSTGAAPEVRVESALAPGGAPAAAAGAAVAAPAATAPAAAPATPAPAVQAPAPAVPAPAAQAPVAPAKPAAAAPAPAVAKPAAKAAPATEAPAGPEYVTLRGPAAAVAKNMHASIEVPTATSVRAVPVKLLFDNRIVINNHLKRARGGKISFTHLIGYAMVQAIKAMPSMNYSFTEKDGKPTLVKPEHINFGLAIDLVKPNGDRQLVVAGIKKAETLNFFEFWQAYEDIVKRARQGKLTMDDFSGVTVSLTNPGGLGTVHSVPRLMPGQSVIMGVGSMDYPAEFQGTSQDTLNKLGISKVMTLTSTYDHRVIQGAASGEFLRIVANLLLGDEGFYDGIFESLRIPYEPVRWLKDIDASHDDDVTKAARVFELIHSYRVRGHVMADTDPLEYRQRKHPDLDITEHGLTLWDLEREFAVGGFAGKSLMKLRDVLGVLRDSYCRTTGIEFMHIQDPKQRKWIQDRVERPHSKPEREEQLRILRRLNAAEAFETFLQTKYVGQKRFSLEGGESVIPLLDAVIDSAAESRLDEVVIGMAHRGRLNVLANIVGKSYAQIFREFEGNLDPKSMHGSGDVKYHLGAEGTFTGLDGEQIKVSLVANPSHLEAVDPVLEGVVRAKQDVINKGGTDFTVLPVALHGDAAFAGQGVVAETLNMSQLRGYRTGGTVHIVINNQVGFTAAPESSRSSMYATDVARMIEAPIIHVNGDDPEAVVRVARLAFEFRQTFNKDVVIDLICYRRRGHNEGDNPQFTNPQMYNLIDKKRSVRKLYTESLIGRGDITLEEAEQALQDFQGQLEKVFAEVREATSHPGEIQSPEPQAEFPAALTTAVSQEVVKRIAESQVNIPDRIKVHPRLMPQLQRRAASVEDGTIDWGMGETLAIGSLLMEGTPVRLSGQDTRRGTFGQRHAVLVDQETGEDYTPLMYLTEEQARYNVYDSLLSEYAAMGFEYGYSLARPESLVMWEAQFGDFVNGAQTVVDEFISSAEQKWSQTSGVTLLLPHGYEGQGPDHSSARPERFLQMCAQNNMTVAMPTLPSNYFHLLRWQVHNPHHKPLIVFTPKSMLRLKAAASKAEEFTTGGFRPVIGDEFVDPNAVRKVVFCAGKVYYDLKAERDKRGATDTALIRLERLYPLPGAELQAEIAKFPNAEKYLWAQEEPANQGAWPFIALNLIDHLDLAVGADIPHGERLRRISRPHGSSPAVGSKKRHEQEQEQLVSEVFDA, encoded by the coding sequence GTGTCGTCTCAGTCCCCCAGTAATTCGAGCGTCTCGACCGACCAAGACGGGCAGGGCAAGAACCCTGCAGCCGGCTTCGGTGCCAATGAGTGGCTCGTCGACGAGATCTACCAGCAGTACCTCCAGGACCCCAATTCGGTCGACCGTGCCTGGTGGGACTTCTTCGCCGACTACAAGCCGGGTTCGACCGGCGCGGCGCCAGAGGTTCGCGTGGAGTCGGCGCTTGCACCGGGGGGTGCTCCCGCCGCAGCCGCGGGGGCTGCGGTAGCCGCCCCCGCCGCAACCGCCCCGGCCGCCGCGCCCGCCACCCCGGCGCCCGCCGTCCAGGCCCCGGCTCCGGCCGTGCCCGCGCCGGCCGCCCAGGCCCCCGTCGCTCCGGCGAAGCCGGCCGCTGCCGCCCCGGCTCCCGCCGTGGCGAAGCCGGCGGCCAAGGCGGCCCCGGCGACCGAGGCCCCGGCCGGTCCGGAGTACGTCACGCTGCGCGGTCCCGCCGCCGCCGTGGCGAAGAACATGCACGCCTCCATCGAGGTCCCGACGGCCACGTCCGTCCGCGCGGTCCCGGTGAAGCTGCTGTTCGACAACCGGATCGTCATCAACAACCACCTGAAGCGCGCCCGGGGCGGGAAGATCTCCTTCACCCACCTCATCGGGTACGCGATGGTGCAGGCCATCAAGGCCATGCCGTCGATGAACTACTCCTTCACGGAGAAGGACGGCAAGCCCACCCTGGTCAAGCCGGAGCACATCAACTTCGGTCTCGCCATCGACCTGGTGAAGCCCAACGGCGACCGCCAGCTGGTCGTCGCGGGCATCAAGAAGGCCGAGACGCTCAACTTCTTCGAGTTCTGGCAGGCGTACGAGGACATCGTCAAGCGGGCCCGCCAGGGCAAGCTGACGATGGACGACTTCTCGGGTGTGACGGTCTCCCTCACCAACCCGGGCGGCCTCGGCACCGTCCACTCCGTGCCGCGTCTGATGCCCGGACAGTCGGTCATCATGGGCGTCGGCTCGATGGACTACCCGGCCGAGTTCCAGGGCACCTCCCAGGACACCCTGAACAAGCTGGGCATCTCCAAGGTGATGACCCTCACCTCGACGTACGACCACCGTGTCATCCAGGGCGCCGCCTCCGGCGAGTTCCTGCGGATCGTCGCCAACCTCCTCCTCGGCGACGAGGGCTTCTACGACGGCATCTTCGAGTCGCTGCGCATCCCGTACGAGCCGGTCCGCTGGCTCAAGGACATCGACGCCTCGCACGACGACGACGTCACCAAGGCCGCGCGCGTCTTCGAGCTGATCCACTCCTACCGGGTCCGCGGCCACGTCATGGCCGACACCGACCCGCTGGAGTACCGCCAGCGCAAGCACCCCGACCTGGACATCACCGAGCACGGGCTCACGCTGTGGGACCTGGAGCGCGAGTTCGCGGTCGGCGGCTTCGCGGGCAAGTCCCTGATGAAGCTGCGCGACGTCCTCGGCGTCCTGCGCGACTCGTACTGCCGCACCACCGGCATCGAGTTCATGCACATCCAGGACCCCAAGCAGCGCAAGTGGATCCAGGACCGCGTGGAGCGCCCGCACTCCAAGCCGGAGCGCGAGGAGCAGCTGCGGATCCTGCGCCGTCTGAACGCGGCGGAGGCGTTCGAGACGTTCCTGCAGACCAAGTACGTCGGCCAGAAGCGCTTCTCCCTCGAAGGCGGCGAGTCGGTCATCCCGCTGCTCGACGCGGTCATCGACAGCGCCGCCGAGTCGCGGCTGGACGAGGTCGTCATCGGCATGGCCCACCGCGGCCGCCTGAACGTGCTCGCCAACATCGTCGGCAAGTCGTACGCGCAGATCTTCCGCGAGTTCGAGGGCAACCTCGACCCGAAGTCGATGCACGGCTCCGGCGACGTCAAGTACCACCTGGGCGCCGAGGGCACCTTCACGGGCCTGGACGGCGAGCAGATCAAGGTCTCGCTCGTCGCCAACCCCTCGCACCTGGAGGCGGTGGACCCGGTCCTGGAGGGCGTCGTCCGCGCCAAGCAGGACGTCATCAACAAGGGCGGCACGGACTTCACGGTCCTGCCGGTCGCCCTGCACGGTGACGCGGCCTTCGCGGGCCAGGGTGTCGTCGCCGAGACCCTGAACATGTCGCAGCTGCGCGGCTACCGCACCGGCGGCACGGTCCACATCGTCATCAACAACCAGGTCGGCTTCACGGCGGCGCCGGAGTCCTCCCGGTCCTCGATGTACGCGACCGACGTGGCCCGCATGATCGAGGCGCCGATCATCCACGTGAACGGCGACGACCCGGAGGCCGTGGTCCGCGTGGCCCGGCTGGCCTTCGAGTTCCGCCAGACGTTCAACAAGGACGTCGTGATCGACCTCATCTGCTACCGCCGCCGCGGTCACAACGAGGGCGACAACCCGCAGTTCACCAACCCGCAGATGTACAACCTGATCGACAAGAAGCGCTCGGTGCGCAAGCTGTACACCGAGTCGCTGATCGGTCGCGGCGACATCACCCTGGAAGAGGCGGAGCAGGCGCTCCAGGACTTCCAGGGCCAGCTGGAGAAGGTCTTCGCCGAGGTCCGCGAGGCCACCTCGCACCCGGGCGAGATCCAGTCCCCGGAGCCGCAGGCCGAGTTCCCGGCGGCGCTGACCACCGCGGTCTCCCAGGAGGTCGTGAAGCGCATCGCCGAGTCGCAGGTGAACATCCCCGACCGGATCAAGGTCCACCCGCGGCTGATGCCGCAGCTCCAGCGCCGCGCCGCCTCGGTCGAGGACGGCACGATCGACTGGGGCATGGGCGAGACCCTGGCCATCGGCTCGCTGCTGATGGAGGGCACCCCGGTCCGCCTCTCCGGCCAGGACACCCGCCGCGGCACCTTCGGCCAGCGCCACGCGGTCCTGGTCGACCAAGAGACGGGCGAGGACTACACCCCGCTGATGTACCTCACCGAGGAGCAGGCGCGGTACAACGTCTACGACTCGCTGCTCTCCGAGTACGCGGCGATGGGCTTCGAGTACGGGTACTCGCTGGCCCGCCCGGAATCCCTCGTCATGTGGGAAGCGCAGTTCGGCGACTTCGTCAACGGCGCGCAGACGGTCGTGGACGAGTTCATCTCGTCGGCGGAGCAGAAGTGGTCGCAGACGTCCGGCGTCACGCTGCTCCTCCCGCACGGCTACGAGGGCCAGGGCCCGGACCACTCGTCCGCGCGCCCCGAGCGCTTCCTCCAGATGTGCGCGCAGAACAACATGACGGTCGCCATGCCGACGCTCCCGTCGAACTACTTCCACCTCCTGCGCTGGCAGGTGCACAACCCGCACCACAAGCCGCTCATCGTCTTCACCCCGAAGTCGATGCTGCGTCTGAAGGCCGCGGCGTCGAAGGCGGAGGAGTTCACCACCGGCGGCTTCCGCCCGGTGATCGGTGACGAGTTCGTCGACCCGAACGCGGTCCGCAAGGTCGTCTTCTGCGCCGGCAAGGTCTACTACGACCTGAAGGCGGAGCGCGACAAGCGCGGCGCGACGGACACGGCGCTGATCCGTCTGGAGCGTCTGTACCCCCTGCCGGGTGCCGAGCTCCAGGCCGAGATCGCCAAGTTCCCGAACGCCGAGAAGTACCTGTGGGCCCAGGAGGAGCCGGCGAACCAGGGTGCCTGGCCGTTCATCGCGCTCAACCTGATCGACCACCTGGACCTGGCGGTCGGCGCGGACATCCCGCACGGCGAGCGCCTGCGCCGTATCTCGCGCCCGCATGGCTCGTCCCCGGCGGTGGGCTCGAAGAAGCGGCACGAGCAGGAGCAGGAGCAGCTGGTGTCGGAGGTCTTCGACGCGTAG
- a CDS encoding ATP-binding protein, which produces MSRAAAGSVNGRARRGGSRARVRDRLRGGLLEVSISIKTKLGTLVVVSVFITTGLLMVAVQTRTELRFITVFSVIATLLITQFVAHGLTAPLDEMNTVARAISHGDYTRRVRGDGRRDELGDLASTINRMADDLEAVDRHRKELVANVSHELRTPIAALRAVLENVVDGVSAADPETMRTALKQTERLGRLVETLLDLSRLDNGVVPLRAHRFEVWPYLSGVLKEANLAASRRGLSSGSGNHTRTDVHLHLDVSPPELTAHADRERLHQVVANLIDNAVKHSPAHGRVTVRARRGPQPESLDLEVLDEGPGIPKSEWHRVFERFNRGDASAPHGPGSDGGTGLGLAIARWAVDLHGGHIGVAESSRGCRIQVTLPGAPRTTN; this is translated from the coding sequence ATGAGCCGGGCGGCGGCCGGGTCGGTGAACGGGCGGGCCCGGCGCGGCGGGTCGCGCGCCCGGGTGCGCGACCGGCTCAGGGGCGGTCTGCTGGAGGTCTCGATCTCCATCAAGACGAAACTGGGCACGCTCGTCGTGGTCTCGGTCTTCATCACCACCGGGCTGCTGATGGTGGCCGTGCAGACCCGCACCGAGCTTCGGTTCATCACCGTCTTCTCGGTGATAGCCACCCTGCTGATCACCCAGTTCGTGGCGCACGGCCTGACCGCGCCGCTGGACGAGATGAACACCGTCGCCCGGGCGATCTCGCACGGCGACTACACCCGCCGGGTGCGCGGCGACGGCCGCCGCGACGAGCTCGGCGACCTCGCCTCCACCATCAACCGCATGGCGGACGACCTGGAGGCCGTGGACCGCCACCGCAAGGAGCTGGTGGCGAATGTCTCGCACGAGCTGCGCACGCCGATCGCGGCGCTGCGGGCGGTCCTGGAGAACGTGGTGGACGGCGTCTCGGCCGCCGACCCCGAGACGATGCGCACGGCCCTGAAGCAGACGGAACGGCTGGGGCGCCTGGTGGAGACCCTGCTGGACCTGTCCCGCCTGGACAACGGCGTCGTACCGCTGCGGGCGCACCGCTTCGAGGTCTGGCCGTACCTCTCCGGGGTGCTCAAGGAGGCCAATCTGGCGGCCTCCCGGCGCGGGCTCTCCTCCGGCTCCGGCAACCACACCCGTACCGACGTCCATCTGCACCTGGACGTCTCGCCGCCGGAGCTGACCGCGCACGCGGACCGGGAGCGGCTGCACCAGGTGGTGGCCAACCTCATCGACAACGCGGTCAAGCACTCTCCGGCGCACGGCCGGGTCACCGTACGGGCCCGGCGCGGCCCGCAGCCCGAGTCGCTGGACCTGGAGGTCCTGGACGAGGGCCCGGGCATCCCGAAGTCCGAGTGGCACCGGGTCTTCGAGCGGTTCAACCGGGGCGACGCCTCGGCGCCGCACGGGCCGGGCAGCGACGGCGGCACGGGCCTGGGCCTGGCGATCGCCCGATGGGCGGTGGATCTGCACGGCGGCCACATCGGCGTGGCCGAATCGTCGCGCGGATGCCGCATCCAGGTCACTCTTCCGGGCGCACCCCGAACGACGAATTGA
- a CDS encoding response regulator transcription factor gives MEQAHTTHNGVAATPGAQRRVLVVEDDTTIVDAIAARLRAEGFQVQTALDGPAAVDTAEAWQPDLMVLDIMLPGFDGLEVCRRVQARRPVPVLMLTARDDETDMLVGLGVGADDYMTKPFSMRELAARVHVLLRRVERATLAAATPRTGILRLGELEIDHAQRRVRVRGEDVHLTPTEFDLLSCLANTPRAVLSREQLLAEVWDWADASGTRTVDSHIKALRRKIGAERIRTVHGVGYALETPAP, from the coding sequence ATGGAGCAGGCACACACCACCCACAACGGCGTCGCGGCGACCCCCGGCGCCCAGCGCCGGGTGCTGGTCGTCGAGGACGACACGACGATCGTCGACGCCATCGCGGCACGGCTGAGGGCCGAGGGCTTCCAGGTCCAGACCGCCCTCGACGGCCCCGCGGCCGTGGACACGGCCGAGGCGTGGCAGCCGGACCTGATGGTCCTGGACATCATGCTGCCGGGCTTCGACGGCCTGGAGGTCTGCCGCCGGGTCCAGGCCCGCCGGCCGGTCCCGGTGCTGATGCTGACGGCCCGCGACGACGAGACGGACATGCTGGTCGGTCTCGGCGTCGGCGCGGACGACTACATGACCAAGCCGTTCTCCATGCGGGAGCTGGCGGCCCGGGTGCACGTCCTGCTGCGCCGGGTCGAGCGGGCCACGCTCGCGGCGGCCACCCCGCGCACCGGGATCCTGCGCCTGGGCGAGCTGGAGATCGACCACGCACAGCGCCGGGTCCGGGTGCGCGGCGAGGACGTCCACCTCACCCCGACCGAGTTCGACCTGCTGAGCTGTCTGGCCAACACCCCGCGCGCGGTGCTCTCCCGCGAGCAGCTGCTCGCGGAGGTCTGGGACTGGGCGGACGCCTCGGGCACCCGGACCGTGGACAGCCACATCAAGGCGCTGCGCCGGAAGATCGGGGCCGAGCGCATCCGCACCGTCCACGGCGTGGGCTACGCGCTGGAGACCCCGGCGCCATGA
- a CDS encoding spermidine synthase, with translation MPIADPIAAPVVLDRREGPYGEVVLRQRGPHFEIIANGTFLMDTSDGRSERLLVDAAYEALPGGRERPSVLIGGLGVAFSLAHAAADSRWGRIAVVERELAVIDWHRSGPLAPLSRAALADPRTEVLHTDLVAYVTSAPDTFDALCLDIDNGPDWTVTQSNDSLYSPTGLAACRDRLTPGGVLAVWSARPSPAFEEALRNAGFSGVRTEEITVARGVPDVVHLAVRPA, from the coding sequence ATGCCCATCGCCGACCCGATCGCCGCGCCGGTCGTACTCGACCGGCGCGAGGGCCCGTACGGAGAGGTCGTGCTCCGGCAGCGCGGCCCGCACTTCGAGATCATCGCCAACGGCACCTTCCTGATGGACACCTCCGACGGACGCTCGGAGAGGCTGCTCGTGGACGCCGCGTACGAGGCGCTGCCGGGCGGCCGCGAGCGGCCCTCGGTACTCATCGGCGGGCTCGGCGTCGCCTTCTCGCTGGCGCACGCGGCCGCCGACTCCCGGTGGGGCCGGATCGCCGTGGTGGAACGCGAGTTGGCCGTCATCGACTGGCACCGCTCGGGCCCCCTGGCACCGCTCTCCCGGGCCGCCCTGGCCGACCCCCGCACCGAGGTCCTGCACACCGATCTGGTCGCCTACGTGACCAGCGCCCCGGACACCTTCGACGCGCTCTGCCTGGACATCGACAACGGGCCCGACTGGACCGTCACCCAGAGCAACGACAGCCTCTACTCCCCCACCGGTCTCGCGGCCTGCCGGGACCGGCTCACCCCCGGCGGAGTGCTGGCGGTGTGGTCCGCGCGGCCGTCCCCCGCCTTCGAGGAGGCTCTCCGGAATGCCGGATTCTCCGGGGTTAGGACCGAAGAGATCACAGTTGCCCGGGGCGTCCCGGACGTGGTCCATCTCGCCGTTCGCCCTGCGTAG
- a CDS encoding rhomboid-like protein, whose product MHPGRTRDHAGLLDGIPRQRPTAQEKAQEAAQETADEAPEGGDIAKPPVTAGPPVVSAGPRARACLRRAVRLVPTPTGTPFTFAYTLLLFTTSLYMEFGDPDTVRTLIEGSSTDVQHLSRTPVLVLVASALWIAGGISSPWAVGFVFILTALERRVGGLRTAGVFLLGHVVATLVTEVPVGVSVMAGQLPDSSLHRLDYGISFGLMASVGALAGLLPPLLRWPLLGVMAVLLTQDLLDMADPLASWGHPTALLVGVVCWPVLRRADGRRAARRDDAPSAVADGQIGSYVP is encoded by the coding sequence GTGCACCCTGGAAGAACGCGGGACCATGCTGGGCTGCTCGACGGCATCCCGCGGCAGCGGCCGACGGCTCAAGAGAAGGCTCAAGAGGCGGCTCAAGAGACGGCAGACGAGGCGCCGGAGGGCGGGGACATCGCGAAGCCCCCTGTGACGGCCGGGCCGCCTGTGGTGTCCGCCGGGCCGCGGGCGCGTGCCTGTCTGCGCCGCGCCGTCCGGCTGGTGCCGACCCCGACGGGCACGCCCTTCACCTTCGCGTACACACTGCTGCTGTTCACCACGTCGCTGTACATGGAGTTCGGCGACCCGGACACGGTCCGCACGCTGATCGAAGGCTCCAGCACCGATGTGCAGCACCTCAGCCGCACCCCGGTGCTCGTACTGGTCGCCAGCGCGCTCTGGATCGCGGGCGGCATCTCCTCGCCGTGGGCCGTCGGCTTCGTCTTCATCCTCACCGCCCTTGAGCGCCGCGTCGGCGGGCTGCGCACGGCCGGGGTGTTCCTGCTCGGGCACGTGGTGGCGACGCTGGTCACCGAGGTGCCGGTGGGCGTCTCCGTCATGGCGGGGCAGCTGCCGGACTCGTCGCTGCACCGCCTCGACTACGGCATCAGCTTCGGCCTGATGGCGAGCGTCGGCGCGCTCGCGGGGCTGCTGCCCCCGCTGCTGCGGTGGCCGCTGCTCGGCGTGATGGCCGTGCTCCTCACCCAGGACCTGCTGGACATGGCGGATCCGCTGGCCAGCTGGGGCCATCCGACCGCCCTGCTCGTCGGCGTCGTCTGCTGGCCGGTGCTGCGCCGGGCGGACGGGCGCCGGGCCGCCCGGCGCGATGACGCGCCGTCAGCGGTAGCCGACGGGCAGATTGGCTCGTACGTCCCGTAG
- a CDS encoding GNAT family N-acetyltransferase, protein MESVPELVEAWTKGWVVSRGAAAPVAEPWGWTVDVGQVKQVSRHVLPEPDEASVRKLVEATTAPGTWLKLFADDETVRPWLGPGWQDDQPGFLMTVPLAPAPAVVPAGYTLTRWTTGGVLRVLVRTEAGHFAARGQIAPTGATAVADQIETSPEHRRRGLGSLVMRALQHGAHASGATTGVLVGTPEGQALYESLGWTTRSPMASLYFAPSDPASSAA, encoded by the coding sequence ATGGAATCCGTACCGGAGCTCGTCGAGGCCTGGACCAAGGGGTGGGTCGTGTCGCGCGGTGCGGCGGCGCCGGTCGCCGAACCCTGGGGCTGGACCGTCGACGTCGGCCAGGTCAAGCAGGTCTCCCGGCACGTCCTGCCCGAGCCCGACGAGGCCTCGGTGCGCAAGCTGGTCGAGGCGACCACCGCGCCCGGCACCTGGCTGAAGCTCTTCGCGGACGACGAGACGGTCCGGCCGTGGCTCGGCCCCGGCTGGCAGGACGACCAGCCCGGCTTCCTGATGACGGTGCCGCTGGCCCCGGCCCCTGCCGTGGTCCCGGCCGGTTACACGCTCACCCGCTGGACCACCGGCGGGGTGCTGCGCGTCCTGGTGCGCACCGAGGCGGGCCACTTCGCCGCGCGCGGCCAGATCGCCCCCACCGGCGCGACCGCCGTGGCCGACCAGATCGAGACGTCTCCCGAGCACCGGCGCCGGGGGCTCGGCAGCCTGGTCATGCGCGCGCTCCAGCACGGCGCGCACGCGTCGGGGGCCACCACCGGCGTCCTGGTCGGCACCCCCGAGGGGCAGGCCCTGTACGAATCGCTCGGCTGGACGACGCGCTCACCCATGGCCAGCCTGTACTTCGCTCCCTCCGATCCGGCATCCTCGGCTGCATGA